In the genome of Passer domesticus isolate bPasDom1 chromosome 2, bPasDom1.hap1, whole genome shotgun sequence, the window CTTTGTTCTGCAGAATCTGCATAAAGCAGTTTATTTACTAACTCTTGCTCGGTTTGAAAGGAGCTTTAGCTTCCACAAGTGGCAATTCAGGATTCACAAGGGCTAAAACCACTTCAAAAGAAAAGGTCTGACAGtccacaaacaaaacccaggcAATTTTTACTACAAGTGTCCAAAATATACTGTACTTATCTACTTATCTTAATATACCTATTATATATAATgaatataaatacaaattatAGTTTTGACAATGGAGGCAGGAGTTTGGCCAGGAGTTCATCTCTAATACAACTTGCCTTAGCAGCTGAAGATCCCCAGCAGGCAACAAAGGCAACTTACTCTTTGTCAAAAATGAGAACTCCTGACTGTACTTGTCAATAAGTTAGATCATATTCTTATCAAAGTGAACATTTACACACCATCTATAACCATCCATTTCCTTCCACAAAAATCCTTTGGGAACAGTTGGGCCAAGCCTCCATGAGAGGGACATTAAGAGGAATTTCAAACAGATAGCACTGGCATTTTATCTGGGGTGTTTGAAACAAGACAGTTTGGGTTTCTGTTGCAAGAAAGCCAACATAACATAATTTAGTCCTTCAGGGCTCAACATCTTTCAATTGGTGTTAATTGATTAGTAGAACACAGAAGAGTACTAAACTAATGCCACGCTACTTGGtgtgggaagaaagaaaactgaaacCTAATACTCAGAAATTAAACAGAGCAATTAACTTTTAAATCAACCTGTAAAAGAATCACCACACTAGAACTTTTATCACCTAAACCAAGTGGATGAAATTCTGTACAAGCCTGTAACTTGCATCCTTCTCTTCAGCCTCAAAAAGTCACTCCACACTAATGCTTGGGGTTATGCCTGCATGTTCTTAGAATTCCTTGTTGGAATGGATAGgcaacaaatttattttttgttgaaaAAAGATATTTATATTCTCTGCAAATAATTTCCACAGGCACCAGTACAAGGTGCATACAAGGTACATGTGAGTAGGTAAGGGAGTATCAGAACTTTAGGAAAGGGCTTATGTTTATAGCTGGCAAAACCTTAAGGAAGGTTTTCATATTTGGGAAAAAGGAAGTCACAGACactgattttctttcctttttctccctttaaaaaggaaagtaaTGCCTTTGGGTGTATGTGCTTATAGATTACATTCTGGTCCCAGTGAAAATCACAGTAGGAAGTCCataatcaggattttatccacTCTTGAGTACTTCACTATTACTGTTGCACGAACTTTCAAGTTCTGAAGTTAACATATGCACACTTCTCACCTCTAAAATACAAAAGTAAAACCAGTAAAACCAGATAGGGAAACAGGAAAGCAGAACACAGACAAAAACTTACACCATTAAATTCACCAATTAGTGTCTTGAATTGTCAGCTTCTACACATTTACAGAATTTTGAGCTGTAATATCAAAGCTTTAGAACACACTTCTCCTGCTAGGACTCTGGAATTATTGCTGTTACACCAGCATTCTCTACATGAGATCCTGGTTTGAACACAAAGGCTCCCAGCctccccagtgccaggagaggGTGCAGCATGTAACAAAAATCGAGGTGAGAAAAAGGAACAAACCAGACAAGAGGCAATACTGCAAAATCAGTCCCCTCTAGTGTAAATAACTACTAAAATGTTACTTAAGGATTCCCTATTGCAGGGAATTCTGACAGTCTGCAGTAAGAAAGGGGAGGGGGATCCCCCAAATCTTGTGGGGAATGTGGACAGTGTTTGGAACAAAACAAGTGACATCCTTCAAAACAGAGGTACTTTTGAGAAGTATGACAGAGCACCACATCTGTATCTGCACTACACTCTCAATACAGATTCCTTATCTTTTAAGACATttgatagggaaaaaaaaatcccaaacccaaagaACGAGTGAACCTAAAAAAGGTGAAATTCATCGTATACAAGTCCGTTAAATTACAGAAATGCATAATAAGCCAAGATAAAGTGCTACAAAATGATTAATGATTTTCAAAAGGTCCATGGCATTCTTCTTGTTTTACTTAGTACTGGTGACAATGGGGGTTAGCGCTATGGCAGTGGCTGAACTGGAATTCACAATGTCTTCGTACTGCGGGGGTGGATCCAAATGCTGCTCAGTTTCACTTCTTCTCACACTGATTTCCCCAGTGGCTTCCTCATAGGAAGGAGGAGGATCACAGTTTGAGAGCCTTGTGGATATTGAGTCTGACCGTGCATCCGAATAGCTCAGACCTCCTGGAGAGAGCCCACTGACCTCATACATTTCCTCCTGCGGGGAATGAACAATGCTGAGAGGCGGCGGGAGGggccctctgccagcagcaccatcGCCCAGCGCGCCGTGGGCTCCCCTGTGCACGTACACCGACTGCCTGcgcattttctttttaaacaggCATCTCCAGATGACAAAAGCGACAATGAGGATAACAAAAAGGCCAATGATTAATGGAAATGTAAGGTAAAATGAATACCAGTTATGTCCTGTGTTACTTTCTCCCTGGAGTCCGTTTTTGTAGACTTTCCAGAACTCCTTCTAGAAGAGCAAGACACAACATGTCAGAAACTATAACACAGTTAATAAAAAACAAGCAATGTAAGCAAGTTGTTTTAAAgaatgaggaggaaaaaaaaggcatttcaaaTATTGATGGTTAAATAAGAACTGGCATGGATAAGCACACACAAACTTTCAATTCTTCTTCTCATGTGATTAGTGATACAAAGGGACTTGGTTTTGTAAACAAACTCCTCACCACTTTTAACATTCTTATATCTGCACTCAATGTTTATAAACATGCAGCAGAGACAGGACTAAGCGATAATacaatcagaaaagaaaaaacccaaccccaaaacaaaccaggaaAAATATATCTCAAAAGCCCCTGCCTAATCAGCACGCACATCAGGCATCTGGTGGATCAGAATCTGTCAGCACCACTCAAGGCACAAGTTtagggtttgtttgttttagaatTGAAATAATACACTAGTACAATTTGACACAGAAACACTAGCTCACAGTGACAGACCATTTTGGCTAAGCACAACTATGCTGCACTGTCTTATCATAATTTAGAATGCCCCACCCTCTGGCTCATACAGCAATCACTGTCAGCTTAGTTTGAGTTGATCCAGATCCTCTGTTTACAGTTAAAAATAGCCCCATAAGTGTGAGACTTTTACACAGGTTATTATATTCTAGAAACCTTGACCACAAAGCTACAGGTAAATGGAACATAAAGTGAAAATATGAATAAGCAAAAACAAAGATGAAGGAGGACACCAATATTTGAAAGTCCTTTTTGCTATATTAATATGAGCAAATGGGAGCACAAATATCATGTTGCCATGAAATTTCTTCTGCAGTGAATGCTGTgaagaaacagcaaaaaagaaaagcatacCCTGCCTCAAAAGAGTAGCCATCCTCACCTGTAATGTCTCTCCTACTATGAAACATTCCCACTGAGTTTTATAGTCATAATTGAGAACATGTTAGTATATTGTAGTATAattaaaaccccaaaccctaaacCCCTGTAATTAATGACATCCCCCCAGTCCATGCCAGAATCTCTGAACTCTAGCTTTCTTTAAAATTGCACAGACTTGACCCCCTCATCCTCCTGCCAGCAtcacattaattttaaatgacAGCACACATTTCATGCAACTATTTATAAAATAGTCACCAGGTAGAACTGAAATTGTAATTGCTCAGTTGCTAGTAAATGATATATTTAGGTTGCAGACTGACTTTGTGCACAGACAAATCAGATTCATTGTTTTTTTAGCTCAGGTCTAATGCCACATGATGAACATTAAACAGAAAATGCCACCAAACTGACCCCAGAGGCAGCTTGAGTCCAGAAGCAGCACAATCCCTCTAGCATGGAGGTCAAGTTTTCCCTGTGCAAAGGCAGGACCAGGACaccaaggggaaaaaacacaCTATCAACACTTCTGGATCAGGATTTACTCAGGTTAAGAGCAATGCCTTGTACATGAAACAACTGACACTCCTGCAAATTTCTTTCCAAAGATAAATTCAGTTGTTTTTACGTCTATGTGCAAactcaaaaaccaaaacagtttCAACTCCTACACCAATTCAGGATCAGGCATTTTCCCTAAATTTTAAGGCTTGACAAGGTTGTCACAATGCCCCTCTTTGATGTAAACCCAGGTCCAAACCATCTAAGCTGTGTCAGGTGGCATTGGCTTCAAACAAAGCAAGAAAGACTGGAAAGATGGACTCTAAATTCTTCTCTACAAGGTCCCTCCTTGACCTGTGTTCCACACtgaaccccaaaccaacaatcGTGAGtttaggaaaatatattttggggGGAACACTGAAAAATGCCATCAGCTGCACAACTGAAGGCTTTTGGGATCTCTGCATGACAAAACCTGGCAGAACCAAACACCTCACCCTCACCCCAACAGACCACCAGGCAATTAAGAATACCTATTACTTTTGCATCTGGTAAGAATACAGCTAACTAGATTACTTAGTGGAATACATAATATATTGTTAActaaaaaaaagcagaaaaggattAATTAGGATTATGAAATCTTGCTGTATGTACTGGGAACAATCCTCCCACATCACTGTTCTTTGGCCTCAATGGCAGCAAAGAAATATAATTGTAAAATTTAGTTTTGAAGACCCAAGATTTACTGGAAGTCATTACATATACAGTGCAAGGATATGTCATTTTAAGGACTCTCTGGACGAGAAAGGTAGTTTtgatgaaaaagaagaaatcatACTTCTCTCCTAACATTCTATTATGTGTTGCATGCAGAGAAAATGCACTTTCTGCAACAGAAGGGTAGTAAGTAGTGACTGATCTTTGAATATTGTTTTCACATTACTTCTAGGTCAGATCTATCTGCTGTAGAAAATGTCTCTGTATCTTCAGAAAGCTGAAACAGCATCACTCCTTGGCACTCTGCTACTcagcaaagcagcacaaaatctGTTCTGCTGTCCCAGAGTGGCAGGCACTTAGAGCAGAACAGGGTGTGTTGTTTTGGGGATGTTTGACTTGGTGATGTGACCAGACAAATGCATAAAGAGCTAGAAGGGTGTAAACTGCCTTAAGGATGAAAGTAGTTTAATGTCCTTTTTCATTTACATGCAAGGCAAAGAAAACTCAAGACAGTTTAGACACTCCCCACTCCCTGGTCAGAAATTATTTCAGGTCTAACACTATCTTACACAGACACAGGAATACAGTTCTGCACACAGTTGAAAAACACTAAGAAAGAAACACTAGCttagtcattaaaaaaaaaaaaaatctttaaatgtTCTTcatgggaaaattaaaaaaaaaaaaaacaactccacAAAAGCCCACAGAAAATAACCTTGTTAGCATACTAGATCCTGGGTCCCAGCTTGCATTTTTGCAAGTCAGCTCTCCAAGAGAAGCACAAAGACTTTTAGCTCCAGACTGCCACAACTGACAGGAAGTGCAGGAAATGCATCCTTCAGGTCTGAATTGCACAGCTGCCaagctctgcctctgctctgcccccCCACAGCTACACTGCAGAGTAAAGAGATGGTGCAGGGGGAGGACAAGACATCAGGTTAGAGTCAAATGCTGCCTAACAAAGCCACAGACAACTCAGATGAGTTTACACAGTGTGAGGATATGTACAAACTGCTGTTTGTAAAATAACTactgtttgaaaaaaaacaagagGGGGAAGACTGAAAATTACGAAGTATCTGTAAAATTCATACAGAAAGTTAAAGAGTAATTTATAAGCTGGAAAACTCCCAGCACAAACATCCCTCCCACAACTGCTGGTCTCTTTAAATAACAACAGAAAGGACTTTCTGCTTGACAAAATTACTAACTTGTGATTAATGAAAAGGGCACTTCAGTAATCCTTTACCCCTGAGTGCTGTACAATTGGGAATACCAGGTGTAAAAGCCTTATAAGGCTGAAAAACTTCAGCAGGCCACAGAATCAGATAACTGCAATGGAAAATACTTAGAAAACATCTAACATATATTCCTGCCAAGAACTATTTTTCTGAATGTACCTTAGTGCTTTGGCAAATCCAGtatgaaataatgaaaaggaATTCTCAAAGGCATCCCAAAGACAGTTACAGCAAATCCCAgaattctgttttcctttcatttgtAATACTTCTCAGAACAGAGTCCGTATCAGTTAGCTGGATCTGAATGCTGGATCAAATAAGGGATCCACAAGGAATTCAAGACTCACACTCTCCTGAGAATTTCAGGGAAGGCCTTTACTACATTTGGCATCATTGTCATCCTCAAATGATTCTTTGTCAGTTGCCTGACTTGTTGTAAAGGTGGACTCATAATAAGCC includes:
- the PRRG1 gene encoding transmembrane gamma-carboxyglutamic acid protein 1 produces the protein MISGARAGAPGRPGSLPASQPPSGCRAHARRHRLLRRARSGRWGSAGRQRWPCSAPGRRLDICKFPALTAITMDSVFLTEDKANSVLKRYPRANTFLEEIKQGDIEHECREEICSYEEAREAFENEEKTKEFWKVYKNGLQGESNTGHNWYSFYLTFPLIIGLFVILIVAFVIWRCLFKKKMRRQSVYVHRGAHGALGDGAAGRGPLPPPLSIVHSPQEEMYEVSGLSPGGLSYSDARSDSISTRLSNCDPPPSYEEATGEISVRRSETEQHLDPPPQYEDIVNSSSATAIALTPIVTSTK